The Muntiacus reevesi chromosome 10, mMunRee1.1, whole genome shotgun sequence genome has a segment encoding these proteins:
- the HELT gene encoding hairy and enhancer of split-related protein HELT isoform X1 has product MSDKLKERKRTPVSHKVIEKRRRDRINRCLNELGKTVPMALAKQSSGKLEKAEILEMTVQYLRALHSADFPRGREKAELLAEFANYFHYGYHECMKNLVHYLTTVERMETKDTKYARILAFLQSKARLGTEPAFQSLGSLPEPDFSYQLHPAGPELAGHSPGEASVFPQGAAPGPFAWPHGAARSPALPYLPSAPVPLPNPAQQHSAFLAPGQGLDRHYLNLIGHTHPSALNLHAPQHPPVL; this is encoded by the exons ATGTCAGACAAGCTCAAGGAacgcaaa AGAACCCCCGTTTCCCACAAAGTGATAGAAAAGCGGAGAAGAGACCGGATTAACCGCTGTTTGAACGAGCTGGGCAAGACGGTGCCCATGGCCCTGGCGAAGCAG AGTTCCGGGAAGCTGGAGAAGGCAGAGATCCTCGAGATGACTGTGCAGTACCTGAGAGCCCTGCACTCCGCCGATTTTCCCCGGGGAAGGGAAAAAG CAGAGTTGCTAGCAGAGTTTGCCAACTACTTCCACTACGGCTACCACGAGTGCATGAAGAACCTAGTGCATTACCTCACCACCGTGGAGCGGATGGAGACCAAGGACACCAAGTACGCGCGCATCCTcgccttcttgcagtccaaggcccGCTTGGGCACCGAGCCCGCCTTCCAGTCGCTGGGTTCGCTCCCGGAGCCGGATTTCTCTTACCAGCTGCACCCAGCGGGGCCCGAGTTGGCGGGTCACAGCCCGGGTGAGGCGTCCGTGTTCCCGCAGGGCGCGGCGCCGGGACCCTTCGCCTGGCCGCACGGCGCGGCCCGCAGCCCCGCGCTGCCCTACCTGCCCAGCGCGCCCGTGCCGCTCCCGAACCCCGCGCAGCAGCACAGCGCCTTCCTGGCGCCCGGGCAGGGCCTGGACCGCCACTACCTGAACCTCATCGGCCACACGCACCCCAGCGCCCTAAACCTGCACGCGCCCCAGCATCCCCCGGTGCTCTGA
- the HELT gene encoding hairy and enhancer of split-related protein HELT isoform X2 has protein sequence MSDKLKERKRTPVSHKVIEKRRRDRINRCLNELGKTVPMALAKQSSGKLEKAEILEMTVQYLRALHSADFPRGREKELLAEFANYFHYGYHECMKNLVHYLTTVERMETKDTKYARILAFLQSKARLGTEPAFQSLGSLPEPDFSYQLHPAGPELAGHSPGEASVFPQGAAPGPFAWPHGAARSPALPYLPSAPVPLPNPAQQHSAFLAPGQGLDRHYLNLIGHTHPSALNLHAPQHPPVL, from the exons ATGTCAGACAAGCTCAAGGAacgcaaa AGAACCCCCGTTTCCCACAAAGTGATAGAAAAGCGGAGAAGAGACCGGATTAACCGCTGTTTGAACGAGCTGGGCAAGACGGTGCCCATGGCCCTGGCGAAGCAG AGTTCCGGGAAGCTGGAGAAGGCAGAGATCCTCGAGATGACTGTGCAGTACCTGAGAGCCCTGCACTCCGCCGATTTTCCCCGGGGAAGGGAAAAAG AGTTGCTAGCAGAGTTTGCCAACTACTTCCACTACGGCTACCACGAGTGCATGAAGAACCTAGTGCATTACCTCACCACCGTGGAGCGGATGGAGACCAAGGACACCAAGTACGCGCGCATCCTcgccttcttgcagtccaaggcccGCTTGGGCACCGAGCCCGCCTTCCAGTCGCTGGGTTCGCTCCCGGAGCCGGATTTCTCTTACCAGCTGCACCCAGCGGGGCCCGAGTTGGCGGGTCACAGCCCGGGTGAGGCGTCCGTGTTCCCGCAGGGCGCGGCGCCGGGACCCTTCGCCTGGCCGCACGGCGCGGCCCGCAGCCCCGCGCTGCCCTACCTGCCCAGCGCGCCCGTGCCGCTCCCGAACCCCGCGCAGCAGCACAGCGCCTTCCTGGCGCCCGGGCAGGGCCTGGACCGCCACTACCTGAACCTCATCGGCCACACGCACCCCAGCGCCCTAAACCTGCACGCGCCCCAGCATCCCCCGGTGCTCTGA